A section of the Melopsittacus undulatus isolate bMelUnd1 chromosome 3, bMelUnd1.mat.Z, whole genome shotgun sequence genome encodes:
- the TMEM151B gene encoding transmembrane protein 151B has protein sequence MSPPASAAATSEGGSSTPVPPEEEAEGAREEQRPVKQSLSKSLCRESHWKCLLLSLLMYGCMGAMTWCHVTKVTRLTFDSAYKGKSMMYHDSPCSNGYVYIPLAFLVMLYVVYLVECWHCYTRNELQYKVDVESVHERVQRMQQATPCIWWKAISYHYVRRTRQVTRYRNGDAYTTTQVYHERVNTHVAEAEFDYSNCGVKDISKDLIDLESYPATRLRFTKCFSFANVESENSYLTQRARFFTENEGLDDYMEAREGMHLKNVDFKEYMVAFSDPDNLPWYVSHYVFWVAALLTLSWPLRVLNEYRTSYVHYHVEKLFGFDYVAVTPAEERSFCRRMPRVNTVDSTELEWHIRSNQQLVPSYSEAVLMDLVGLSGCTNYSACRYGGYRQNCERCHRTISSSSIFSRSALSICNGSPRIPFSSSRFSLGRLYGSRRSCLWQSRSGSLNEQSCPTEQTRLSSQVTVEEEDPPPYQDALYFPILIVHRNEGCLNHDHRHLHRNGSCVETSL, from the exons ATGTCCCCCCCGGCCTCGGCCGCCGCCACCAGcgagggaggcagcagcacgCCGGTGCCTCCGGAGGAGGAGGCGGAGGGGGCCCGAGAGGAG CAGCGGCCGGTGAAGCAGTCCCTCAGCAAGTCCCTGTGCCGAGAGTCCCACTGGAAATGCCTGCTGCTGTCCCTCCTCATGTACGGCTGCATGGGAGCCATGACCTGGTGCCACGTCACCAAGGTGACCCGTCTGACATTTGACAGCGCCTACAAGGGCAAGTCCATGATGTACCACGACAGCCCCTGTTCCAATGGCTACGTCTACATCCCCTTGGCCTTCCTGGTGATGCTCTACGTGGTGTACCTGGTGGAGTGCTGGCACTGCTACACCCGCAATGAGCTGCAGTACAAAGTGGACGTGGAGAGCGTGCACGAGCGTGTGCAGCGGATGCAGCAGGCAACCCCCTGCATCTGGTGGAAGGCCATCAGCTACCACTATGTTCGTAGGACCCGGCAGGTTACCCGCTACCGCAACGGGGATGCCTACACCACCACCCAGGTGTATCACGAGAGGGTCAACACCCACGTGGCAGAGGCCGAATTCGATTATTCCAACTGTGGAGTTAAGGACATCTCCAAGGACCTCATTGACTTGGAGAGCTATCCGGCCACACGGCTCCGCTTCACCAAGTGTTTCAGCTTTGCCAATGTGGAGTCAGAGAACTCCTACCTGACCCAGCGTGCCCGCTTCTTCACAGAGAATGAGGGCTTGGATGACTACATGGAGGCCAGGGAGGGCATGCACCTCAAAAACGTGGACTTCAAGGAATACATGGTGGCCTTTTCCGACCCAGACAACCTGCCTTGGTATGTATCCCACTATGTCTTCTGGGTGGCGGCTCTGCTGACCCTATCCTGGCCCCTGCGGGTGCTAAATGAGTACCGCACCTCCTACGTCCATTACCATGTAGAGAAACTCTTTGGGTTCGACTACGTGGCAGTGACGCCGGCCGAGGAGCGCTCCTTCTGCCGGAGGATGCCCCGCGTCAACACGGTGGACAGCACTGAGCTGGAGTGGCACATCCGATCTAACCAGCAGCTGGTGCCCAGCTACTCAGAAGCAGTCCTGATGGACTTGGTGGGGCTCTCTGGCTGCACCAACTACTCTGCTTGCCGGTACGGGGGCTACCGGCAGAACTGTGAGCGGTGCCACAGGACTATAAGCAGCTCCTCCATCTTCTCCCGCAGTGCCCTGAGCATCTGCAACGGCAGCCCCAGGatccccttcagcagcagccGCTTCTCCCTGGGCCGCCTGTATGGCTCACGGCGCAGCTGCCTCTGGCAGAGCCGGAGTGGGAGCCTCAATGAGCAGAGCTGCCCCACGGAGCAGACCCGCCTCTCCAGCCAGGTGACTGTGGAGGAGGAGGACCCCCCTCCTTACCAGGATGCCCTCTACTTCCCCATCCTCATCGTGCACCGCAATGAAGGCTGCCTGAACCATGACCACCGTCACCTCCACCGCAACGGGtcctgcgtggagacctcactgTGA